The genomic interval GTGGTCTTGCCGCCCGCCGTCTGCTGCCAGGTCTTGTCGGGGTTGACGTAGATGACCAGTTTCGTGCCGTCCGGCAGCGTCTGCGTGACCGTGTTGCCATAGGCGACGGCGAACGGATCGTCGGCCAGCGCGGCCGTCGAGAACAGGGCCGTGGCGGCCGCCGCAAGAATGATGCGCTTGATCATGGTGGATTCCCCTCTTTGGACGTCAACCATATTGGAATGCGATGACAATCGTGCAAGCGGTGCACGCCGGTTTTGCGCACGGCGCCGCGCCTCCGGCCGCTTACTGAACGCCCGCCTTCAGCGTCATATTGCGGGTCTGGCTGCCCATGGTCATGGTCCAGCTGTCGCCGACCTTGTGCGCTTCCCACGGCGTGCAGAACGGATTGCCCGGCAGGCCGGGCGGTTGTTCGCCGACATAGGTGCGGCAGAGCTGGCCGTCCTTGATCTCCCAGGTACCGGAGAAGGTCTTGCTCATGCCCATCATCGAGCCAACGAGGTCGAAGGTGTGATCGGCCTTGTAGTGGGTATGCGATTCGGTCATCCCGCCGGTCGAGACGACCGTGTTGCCCAGATAATTGGTCATCAGGTCGTCTGCGGCCAGGGCCGGCGACGCGGCGAGCAGCATTGCGGCCGTCGCGGCCAGAAAAATCGGCTTCATGATGGTCTCCCGGGTTTGAAGTTCACAGAATGCCTTGGACGAGAGCTCCGCTGCTGCCGTCCATTCCCGTCCAGCTCTGGCCCACGGTCAGCGGCCCGACGGGGTTGCATTTCGGATTGGAGATGCCGGGCAGCGGCGGATCGAAGGTGTGGCAGAGCTGCCCGCCCTTGATCTCCCATGTGCCCTTGTAGTGATAGTCGCCGGCGATCGCGACGCCGTCGAAGGTGTGATCGGCATTGTAGTGCGTGTGCGTGACCGCGCCCTTGGCATCGACCACGATCACCGTATTGCCGTAGTAGTTCGTCATCGGATCGGCGGCGAAGGCCGGTACGCTCGCGGCGAACGCCAGTGCCGCGCCCAAGACGATTGCCCGCATGACGTCGCTCCGTTTTCGGCAGATTAGCGCAAATCCTCACGCGTTATAAGCCAGCCTAAGGCCGGGCGAGCGCCATCGGCACTTCGCCAGCCTTCCGGTCGACGACAGCGTGATGTAGGCCGTCTTCATGTCCTTGCCGCCCCAGCAGATATTGGTGCAGATCAGGTCGGGCAGCGGCGTATGACCGAAGGTCGGCGGCGTGGTGTCGGGCCAGAAGGTCGAGATGCCGCCGGCAAGGATCGTAGCGACGCAGATGCCGCCGTCTTCCTGCACGCCGAGGCTGTCGAAATAGGCGAGGCCCGGATAGGCGCCGACGAAATTGGCCGGCGTGAAGCCGCCGGGGACCGCGGCCACGCCCGGCGCGGTCAGCGGCAAGTCCCACAGCCGGCCCGGAAAGGTTTCGGCGTAGTAGACATGGCGGCCGTCCGGCGACAGACCGACGCCGTTGGGCGAGGTCAGCTCGCGCAGCACGCGCGTGATCTTCGAACCGTCGGCCCGCGCATAGTAGAGCGCGCCGGTCAGCCGGCGCTCGCCGTCATGGCTGGCATAGTCGGTGAACCAGAAGCCGCCGGTCGCGTCGAACACGAGATCGTTCGGCGCCATCAGCCGCTTGCCGTCGCATTCCGTGTAGAGCACCTCGACCTTGCCGGTCGCGATGTCGATGCGCTCGATGCGGCCCCCCTGGTGACCGGGCGGCGTGTGGCCCGGGATCACCAGATCGTTGACCGTGCTGTATTCGAAATTGCCGCCATTGTTGCAGCAATAGAGATGCCCGTCGGGACCGATGGCGAGGCCGTTGGGGCCGCCGCCCGGCGTGGCGATGTTTTGGAGCGTGCCGTCCGGCTTGACCCGCGTGACGCTGCCGGCGGCGATCTCCACCACAATGACCGAGCCGTCGTCCATCGCGACGGGGCCTTCGGGAAATTTCAGACCGCTCGCGAGTTCCTGGAATTCCATGCCCGTCTCCC from Rhizomicrobium sp. carries:
- a CDS encoding SMP-30/gluconolactonase/LRE family protein, producing MEFQELASGLKFPEGPVAMDDGSVIVVEIAAGSVTRVKPDGTLQNIATPGGGPNGLAIGPDGHLYCCNNGGNFEYSTVNDLVIPGHTPPGHQGGRIERIDIATGKVEVLYTECDGKRLMAPNDLVFDATGGFWFTDYASHDGERRLTGALYYARADGSKITRVLRELTSPNGVGLSPDGRHVYYAETFPGRLWDLPLTAPGVAAVPGGFTPANFVGAYPGLAYFDSLGVQEDGGICVATILAGGISTFWPDTTPPTFGHTPLPDLICTNICWGGKDMKTAYITLSSTGRLAKCRWRSPGLRLAYNA